The Oceanicaulis sp. nucleotide sequence CCGGTCACGGTCACCCACCGCGAAGCCACGCGCTATTTCATGACGCTGAGCGAAGCCGCCCAGCTGGTGGTCCAGGCCGGCCGTTTGAGCGAGGGGGGCGAGACCTTCGTTCTGGGCATGGGCGAGCCGGTCCGCATCATCGATCTGGCGTGCCGGATGATCCGACTGGCCGGCTACACCCCGCGCTTCGCCGAGGACGGCCCGGCGCGATCCGGCGAGATCCTGGTCACGTTCACCGGCCTCAGGCCCGGCGAGAAGCTCGCCGAAGAGCTGTTCGTCTCAAAGCAGGCGGACGGCACCGAACATCCGCTCATCCTCAGCGAAAAGCAGGAGGAGCTGGAGGCGTCGGTGCTCAACGGTCTCGTCGCCCGGCTGGAGGCGGCCTGCAAGGCCCGCGACGGCGCCATGATCCGGGAAGTTCTGGCGCACCGCTACGTGCATTACCGCCCGGTCGTATTCGACAGCCCGCCCGAGCCCGAAAGCGAGCGCAGCGCGCTCTAGTTCCGGCCCATCGCCTCGCGGACCCGCACCGCCGTGGCGGGATGGTCGGTGAACACCGCGTCCACGCCGAGCGCGTAGAGCGCGCGTAACTCGTCCTCGACCGTTTCTCCGGTGACCGGGGCGCGGTCATCCCGCACCGTCCAGGCGTGAACCTCCAGGCCGAGCGCATGGGCGGCTTCAAGATATCCGGTGCTGGTCCCGTCGGTGTTCAGAAGCACGCCCTTGAACGCCCCGACCCCGTCGGCGAACTCCGCGATCTCGGCCAGGGTGAGGCCGCCGGCGTTGAAACCGTCCTCCGCCGGGCCGGCGTAAAGCATGGCGAGCGGCAGATCGGTCTGCGGCGCCAGGGCCTGAAGGAAGGCCGGATCGAAGGACTGGATCACCACGGCCCCGTCCCCTTCGGCGCGTCCGCGCTCTGACAGCGCCCCTAGCAGCGCTGCGGCGGGATCGAGCCCGGCGCCGGCGTAGAGCGCGGGCAGTTTCATCTCCGGCTCGATCGGGATGCGGCAATCGCACAGGATCTCGCGCTCGGACACGAAGTCGAGGAAGTCGCCGAAGGTGAGCACGGCGAACTGGTCGTCGAAAGACCGGTCGCGATCGTCGAACACCTGCCGGGCCTTCAGCGTGCGCAGCTCTGCGGCGGTGAAGTCGATCACCCACCAGTCCTCCCGGCCGTTGCGCACCGCCCTGCGGTCGACGAACTCCGGCCGCTCGGCGATGTCGGTCGAGGTCGACAAATACGGGTCGTGGCGGACGATCAGCACGCCGTCAGCGCTCATCTGAAGATCGGGTTCGAGCACGTCCGCGCCCTGTTCGAGCGCCAGCGCATAGGCCGCTTCGGTGTGCTCGGGCCGCTCGCCGGAGGCGCCGCGATGAGCGATCACCAGCGGCGGAACGCCGGTCAGCGTGGACCAGTCGTAGACCGCTCCGGCTGCAGGGGCGTCGGGCGTCTCCGCCGCGCAGGCGGCGGCGAGGAGGCTGAAAGCGAGAATGCTGGCGGCGCGCATGTCACAGACCCTGAAAGAAACACCGCCCACATCATAGTGCGGCCGGCGTCCCGGTGGGTGACGATTGCGTGACGGCTAGCGGAAGAACAGGCCGAAGGCGAGTTCGCGAATGCTCTCGAAGGTCCACAGCCCCGCGATCGCGCCGACGACGAGGACCAGCAGCGCCAGTAAGCGATGGCGGCGGATCCAGCCCAGCGCGGCGCGCACCGAGCCCCAGACCACGCGCCAGCCGAACAGGCGCAAGGGCACGCCGAGCGCCAGGCTCCCCGCGGCGGCCAGTCCGGCCAGGATCGCGAGGTCGGCGCCCATCGCCCCCTACACCCCTTCGAGTATGTTTTCGGCCGGCCGGCCGATCGCCGCCTTCGGTCCGTTGATCAGCACCGGGCGCTCGATGAGCCTGGGCTCCTCGGCGAGCGCGTCGATCAGCGCGGCTTCGTCCTCGACCTCGGCCAGGCCGCGCTCCTTGTAGACGGCTTCCTTGGTGCGCATGAGATCACGCGCGCTGCTCAGCGAGAGCTTGCGCACCACCGCTTCGATCTCGTCCCGGCTCGGCGGGGTTTTCAGATACTCGCGCACTTCGGGCTCGATCCCCTTGCTGCGAAGAAGCGCCAGGGCTTCGCGCGATTTCGCGCATCGGGGATTATGCCAGAATTCCATCGTTCAGTCCTTCAGTTTCGATGCTTCGAGCAACGCGCGGGCGGCTTTGAGGTGCATCGCCTCGACCATGCGCCCGTCCACCGGGACCGCGCCCTTGCCCGCGTTCGCGGGATCCTGGAACGCCGCGACGATGCGCTCCGCCCAGGCGATCTCCCCGACGGTCGGCGCGAAGGCGGCGTTGGCCGGGCCGACCTGGGCGGGGTGGATCAGGCTCTTGCCGTCAAACCCCATGGTGCGGCCCGCCTCGGCTTCCGCGATGAACCCGGCTGCGTCCTGATAGGCGTTGTACACCCCGTCCAGCACTGTAAGCCCCGCAGCCCGCGCCGCCAGAACCAGGCGCGCCAGATGCGGCTCCAGCGCGCTGCGGCGCTGCGGGCCGTCGGGCAGGCGCAGCAGCTCGGCGAGGTCGTTCGTACCCGCGATCACAGCCTGCAGCCCCAGCCCCTCGGCGCGCCAGCTCGAGTGTTCGAGCGCCAGAAGCCCCGCCGGGCTTTCGATCATCGCCCAGAGCGGCCCCGCCCAGCCCGCCTCGGCGAGCGCGCCGCGCACCGCGCCCAGCGCCTCGGCGCTGTCGACCTTGGCGATCAGCACGGCGTCGGGACCGGCTGCGGCGGCGGCGCTGACGTCGGCCGCCAGATCAGGAGAGTCCGGCGCGGCGATCCTGAGCACGGACAGCGCTCCGGCTTCCCTGAACCGTGCGATCGCGGCGGGCGCAGCCTTCCGCGCCTCGGCTTTCCTTTCAGGCGCGACGGCGTCTTCGAGATCGAGCATAAGCGCGTCCGCGCCCAATGACGGCGCCTTGTCGATCGCGCGCGGCTTGTCGCCGGGCACGAACAGGGCCGAGCGCAGGAGCCGGGGCGGAGCGGTCTCGTCAGTCATGGGCCGAAGGCTTACAAGACCGCCATGAGCTTGACCAGAAAGGACCGGCCGCGCGTCGTCGTGATCTCATCGCTCGTCTCGGGAAGCCGGGTCGGCGGGGGGCTCGGCGCGGCCGTGCTCGAAACGCGCGGAATCCGCGCCGATCTGGTCCCCACCGTGGTGATGGGCCGCCATCCG carries:
- a CDS encoding glycerophosphodiester phosphodiesterase family protein, whose amino-acid sequence is MRAASILAFSLLAAACAAETPDAPAAGAVYDWSTLTGVPPLVIAHRGASGERPEHTEAAYALALEQGADVLEPDLQMSADGVLIVRHDPYLSTSTDIAERPEFVDRRAVRNGREDWWVIDFTAAELRTLKARQVFDDRDRSFDDQFAVLTFGDFLDFVSEREILCDCRIPIEPEMKLPALYAGAGLDPAAALLGALSERGRAEGDGAVVIQSFDPAFLQALAPQTDLPLAMLYAGPAEDGFNAGGLTLAEIAEFADGVGAFKGVLLNTDGTSTGYLEAAHALGLEVHAWTVRDDRAPVTGETVEDELRALYALGVDAVFTDHPATAVRVREAMGRN
- the arsC gene encoding arsenate reductase (glutaredoxin) (This arsenate reductase requires both glutathione and glutaredoxin to convert arsenate to arsenite, after which the efflux transporter formed by ArsA and ArsB can extrude the arsenite from the cell, providing resistance.), whose amino-acid sequence is MEFWHNPRCAKSREALALLRSKGIEPEVREYLKTPPSRDEIEAVVRKLSLSSARDLMRTKEAVYKERGLAEVEDEAALIDALAEEPRLIERPVLINGPKAAIGRPAENILEGV
- a CDS encoding CoA ester lyase, which gives rise to MTDETAPPRLLRSALFVPGDKPRAIDKAPSLGADALMLDLEDAVAPERKAEARKAAPAAIARFREAGALSVLRIAAPDSPDLAADVSAAAAAGPDAVLIAKVDSAEALGAVRGALAEAGWAGPLWAMIESPAGLLALEHSSWRAEGLGLQAVIAGTNDLAELLRLPDGPQRRSALEPHLARLVLAARAAGLTVLDGVYNAYQDAAGFIAEAEAGRTMGFDGKSLIHPAQVGPANAAFAPTVGEIAWAERIVAAFQDPANAGKGAVPVDGRMVEAMHLKAARALLEASKLKD